The region CTTTTGTAACTTTTGTTTATCCTTCATCAAGAACTAAATTTAAAAGGATGTTATTGGCGGGAGATTATTCGATGTTTCCATTAGATTGAATTTTCTAAAAATGCAATATGCTTGTAGAATGTTTAAAAATAAAAAAGCTCCAGATTTCTCTGAAGCTTTTGTCTTGCTAAGTAGTCCGTGGGGGAATCGAACCCCCCTTACCAGGATGAAAACCTGGCGTCCTAACCGATAGACGAACGGACCTGCTTTGCTATTGCGGGTGCAAAATTAGAACTAATTTTGAATTATACAATAGGCTTTTGAAAAAAACTTTCTTCAAATATTTATGAAATTCCATTTTTAAAGTCAGATAATCGCAAGTTGATTTTGTTAAGTGAAATGTATTTGTTTGATTAATAACTGATTCTTGTATGTTTAAAAAACAAAAAGGCGGCTTTTATTAAAATGAAATCAATTGTAAAAAAAAATGAATTTTATTGCATATTATTTGTTTTGAAAGAATATTCTTTTGTTTTCTTTAAGGTTTCAGTGAGAATATTTGGGGCTTGGTTTATTTACTATTTGGTTTTAAGAGAAAATATAAAGTAAAAATGATGGAATGTAGATTCTGGCATTAAAAATAAAGCCTGCAGATTTTGTTTGATCTCTCTGCAGGCTTTGATTTTATTTGTAGTTCTCTGAGAAACTAAAAAATCACCTTTTTGGTTATGATGTTCCCATTCTCTAGTGTTGTTTTGACCAATACTATTTGAGTTCCGGATTGAATGTCATTAATTTCTAAATTAAATGTGTCTATTCTTCGACTGTTGTGGAGTAATTTTCCGGTGATATCAAAAACAGAAACCTCTTTTAAAAGGGTATCGCGGGAGTTTACACTGATGATTTTATTTTTTGAAATCACGGTTAATTCCTGAGTCAAAGAGCCAATTTCATCTATTCCTAATTTCTGGTCGGCTTGATATCTCATTTCAAAACGATCATTGAAAGTGCCTGTTTGTGTAAAAAAGGTATAGCCGCCATTTCTGAGATTGTGTGTTGTATTGTTTTTTTTATCCAGTATGTATATATCCTGATTAGCTAAATCACCATCAGCATGATCTATGGATATGGTAAGATTTCCCGTAACGGCTGATCTGTATCCCAACGGAATTTTATCGGTAATTTCTAAAGGCAGAGCGCGTCCCTGAATAGCTAGTTTTTTATTGCTGTTAATACTGTAAAAATCGGCTAACTTATTTCCATCCAGTGATACGGCGTCAAAACTGGAATCCCATCCGTTGGTAGCTCCCGCTATGTATCCAATTAAGAGTTGTTTGAAAATTCCTTCTGTATTAGTTAAATTAAGCCAAACACGATGTCTGTCTTCCAACATGAGGCTGTTGGATTTTGGAAACAAAGATTTTAAGTTATCAAAGGAACGTTGTGGAGTACCGGCTGCATATTGAGCAGTCACAGGATATAATAAAAACAAAAGCTGAACTGTAAAAAGTAGTACATGAGATAAGTAAAGTTTTTTCATAAGCTGATAATGTAAAAAATTAATAAAAAGGTTTCGTCGATAACCATTTTTCAGTAAAATTTTAAGTATCCGTTATAGAAAAATACAGACAGCATCAATAGTTGGTGGTGTTGAAATTTTAAAAAATAAAATAATGTGTAATTTTTCTTTATAAGGGAAATTTTTAAAAATTTATTCTGATTAAAAAGATGTCCTGTTATTAAAACAAAAAAGCAAAACTGAATTTGTTTTATTGCATTACATCGATGTTTTTGGTTTTTTATCGATAAAATATTACTTAAAGATGCGAATTTGTATACAATACAAAAAATGGAGAAAACGCCTTTAGTACTAAGAATATGCCGTTTTGGACTATATTGTCCGGTTTGTTATATTCAATTCCTAAAAGTTTTATTTTATGCCTTTGTTTTTTGGGCTGTAGCTATAAAAAGATTTGTAAAAATGTCTTTGATTTCAAGCATTTTCTGTGTTGCTTAAATTTTCGAACTGTTAAGTTTGTTTTTTTGAATAATGGCACAAAGCCATAAACACCTGGAAAGTGACCAATTAATTCTGTTTTTTATGAAGAGAGATAAAAAAATATGACGGAATAATCTTAAGGGGAATCTGAAGCTTATGTTTTTTAAAACAGGAACGACTTAAAACGGAGCCTTTAAATTGTTGTATACCTGATTTCAGGTATGTTGTCGGTTTTTTTTGTTATTTCGTCGATTTTATTTAATTGTAAGCTAAAATTAATACATATATTCGCAGAAATTTTTGCCAATGAAAGTAATATTACCCTTAATAATTTTTAGTTTATTTTTAAGTGTCCCAATCTACAGTCAAAACGAAACTAACATTACCTACGGATTAAAATTGGGAGCTTTGCACTCCACATTCAGTAATCTTCCTGAAAGCATAAAAGGAAGAGATAATACCTTCGATAACAGTGTTATGGAAAGTAAAGGAAAATTCGGATTAGAAGGCGGTTTCTTTTTGAATTGTAAACTGCACGATACGCGCGTTGCCATTCAGCCGGAAATTTTATTTAGACAATCGGGAGAAAAAATTACTTACAAAGATGCCGTTGGAAAAGAGTTCGAACTCGGACTAAATTATGCTTTCCTACAAATTGGTGCTTTATATAAAGTTTATCCTTATGAAGGATTAAATTTTGGTGCCGGAGCTTTTTATGGTATCAATTTATCTCCAAATGATATTACTTATAAGTCCAACGAAGCAGGCGGAATGTACGATGTAGCTACAAGACAATTCTATAAAGACGGTCTTGACGGAGACGACGATTTTGCATTATGTTTTGCATTAGGTTATGAACTACATCAAAGCATTCACTTTGACTTTCGCTATTATCTGGGCGTAAAAGATATGATTAAGAGTAATGCATCTTCTTTTCAGTTTATCGAAAATCAGAATAAAAGCAGTGTCTTTTGTTTTTCGTTAGGCTATAGTTTTCACGAATGGTAATTTATAAAAAAATGAAAAAAATTATTTTGCTTCTTTTATTAGTAAGCACAAAATCTTTATTGGCTCAGGGCGACAGAGAGATTACATATGGTCTTTTTGGAGGAGGGATTTATTCTAAAATGTCTAATCTTCCTGATGTGATAGTACCAAAAGGTATCTACGAAGGCTATACTTTAAAAGAAGAAGGAAAGTTTGGAGGAACCGGCGGTTTTTTCATCAACTGGAAATATCCTTACGCAAAGGTTGCTATTCAGACCGAAGTTTCATACTCAGGTCAGGGAACCGATTTGAATTATGAAGATGTAAAAGGACTGAAATATAAAATGACTTTTGGCTACAGCTATATCAATGTTGGAGCACAATTTAAGTTTTATCCGGCAGAAGGATTTTATATTGGTGTTGGGCCTTATGTAGGCTTTAATATTGCCAGCGATAATATCAAATATACATCCAATGCACAGCAATTATTTGCCGATTCAGGAGTCTATTTTGAGCCGGATGCTAATGTTCAGAAAGTATTAAAAGAATCTTTGACCGGGAAAAATTATTTCTACGGAGTTCTGTCAGCAGGATATGAATTTAGCAATAATCTTTCTGTAGGAGCAAGATATTCTTTAGGACTTACAGATGCTTTAATGACAGAAGAAAACGGGCATCGTTACAGCGAAAACAAAAATAAGATCAATAGTATTTCATTAATTATTGGTTATTCTTTTGACTTTGATGATTTGGGTAATTTCTAAACCTGTTTCATTATAAAAATCACTTTACACTATGAATAAAAGGATTTTTTTATTGGTAAACTTAGCAGCGTTCCTAATTGCGAATACTGCTTTTTCACAAGAGAAAGTACTTCCGGGAGCAGTTTCAGAACCTTTTTTTTGGCTTAAATCCAGAAATACGGGAGAAAACTATTATTGGGAAAGCCTCATAAACAATAAAGAAGCAAAGGTGCCGATAAAAAAACACAATGGTGCTGCGTTTAATTTTAACCCAAGTATTGTTATAGATACTTCACAGGATTCATTAATTGTACCGTTGGGGTCAGACAGTAAAAGACGCCAGACGCTTTTTATGGTCTATAAAGTAAAAGACAGTTTGAAAGAACAGTTTTTATGGACGATAAATGATCCTCAAAGAATAATTTCGGCAGCGACAAATAAACGCTTGGTCGATTTAAAAAAATATTCGTATCAGTCTTATCAGGAAAAGATAAAACCGCACAAAGCCAATATTCATTTTTTTCAGCAAAATGTAACTGATAGTGTTGCAAAGATGTCTTCGCTGACTATTGGTCAAAAGTCAAAAATGGAGAAACTTCCTCCTGAAGATTTTAAAGGAAATATAAGCGAAATATTGATTTATAACCGTGTTTTATCAGGTTTAGAAACGCAAAAAGCGGCGAGTTATTTAGCTATTAAATACGGAATCTCACTTTCTCAGTTTGATAATAAAAATTATCTAAACAGTCAGGGACAAACGATTTGGGATGTTGAAAAACATAAAGGATTCAACTCATCAATTACTGCGGTCGGTCGTGATGATGCCAGTGGATTATTGCAATTAAAAAGCAATAATATGATTGAAGAAGGACTGATGACTTTTGAATTAAAAAGTAAGTCGAATACAGTGCCCAATAATTATTTTGCTTTTTGGAGCGACAACGGGAAAAATCTCTTAGTTAAAAAACAAGAACAAGGAGAACCAATTGGCGTTTCCAGAGAATGGCAGCTTGATTATTCCAACCCAGGTGATTTAAGTTTAGACTGGACTTTTAATCCTGCTTTTATAAAAGGAACACTTCCTAAAGATACTTATTACTGGCTTTTAGTTGATTATTCCGGAAAAGGAACTTACGATGAAAATGATTCGGAATACATTCGTTTGGGAAGTACTTCGGGTACAGAAAAATTGGTTTTAAAAGATTTTGACTGGAATAAACATAAATCCGGAACAGCAAAATTCACCTTAAAAGTAGCACCACAAATGTTTAGCAGAGTCTGGATAACCGAAGCACTTTGTGGTATTTCAGGATCTGGTGAATTAAATTATACGATAGAAGGAGGAGAAGCGCCTTTTACGGTTACAGTTAAAAAAGAAGGTAGTGATGCTGTTGTAAAGCAATGGAACCAGGCTGCTAAAAGTCAGACTGGCGTACAGCTTTCATCAGGAACTTATGATTATATCGTAAAAGATAAAAACGGAAATCTGTATTCAGAAACGGTTTTTGTTGCCGATAAAGAAGGAACTTTCCCTAATCTAAAATCAGAATATTTGCTTACTGACGGAAATGCATTGCTTTTGGATGCGAGTAAAGATTTGCCGACAGGAAATTACCAATATCAATGGTTTTATGAAGGGAATTTTATAGATGATAATTCGAAGATTTTAATCGATCAGCCAGGTAATTATGAGATTCGAATAATAAACGGGCAAGAATGTAAAACTTCTAAAATAATTGCAGTAGCAACTGATGGAAAGGAATTTAAAGATTCCAGTATTTTGATTTTATATCCGAATCCCACTATCGATGGCAAATTTGCAATAGCCATGCAGTTTCCTAAAAAAACAGATGCTACAATAAGCATTTATTCTGTAACCGGATCGCTTTTAAATGAAAAGAAATACAATCAGATCGAAACCTTTCTGCATGAAGATAATATAAAAGCCCCGTCGGGAATGTATCTGGTAAAGGTGAGTTCAGATTTTGGAAGCAAAACCTTTAAAGTAATTGTGAAATAATTTGATACGATACGCAAGTAT is a window of Flavobacterium crocinum DNA encoding:
- a CDS encoding T9SS sorting signal type C domain-containing protein, encoding MKKLYLSHVLLFTVQLLFLLYPVTAQYAAGTPQRSFDNLKSLFPKSNSLMLEDRHRVWLNLTNTEGIFKQLLIGYIAGATNGWDSSFDAVSLDGNKLADFYSINSNKKLAIQGRALPLEITDKIPLGYRSAVTGNLTISIDHADGDLANQDIYILDKKNNTTHNLRNGGYTFFTQTGTFNDRFEMRYQADQKLGIDEIGSLTQELTVISKNKIISVNSRDTLLKEVSVFDITGKLLHNSRRIDTFNLEINDIQSGTQIVLVKTTLENGNIITKKVIF
- a CDS encoding outer membrane beta-barrel protein, with translation MKVILPLIIFSLFLSVPIYSQNETNITYGLKLGALHSTFSNLPESIKGRDNTFDNSVMESKGKFGLEGGFFLNCKLHDTRVAIQPEILFRQSGEKITYKDAVGKEFELGLNYAFLQIGALYKVYPYEGLNFGAGAFYGINLSPNDITYKSNEAGGMYDVATRQFYKDGLDGDDDFALCFALGYELHQSIHFDFRYYLGVKDMIKSNASSFQFIENQNKSSVFCFSLGYSFHEW
- a CDS encoding outer membrane beta-barrel protein, yielding MKKIILLLLLVSTKSLLAQGDREITYGLFGGGIYSKMSNLPDVIVPKGIYEGYTLKEEGKFGGTGGFFINWKYPYAKVAIQTEVSYSGQGTDLNYEDVKGLKYKMTFGYSYINVGAQFKFYPAEGFYIGVGPYVGFNIASDNIKYTSNAQQLFADSGVYFEPDANVQKVLKESLTGKNYFYGVLSAGYEFSNNLSVGARYSLGLTDALMTEENGHRYSENKNKINSISLIIGYSFDFDDLGNF
- a CDS encoding T9SS type A sorting domain-containing protein, whose protein sequence is MNKRIFLLVNLAAFLIANTAFSQEKVLPGAVSEPFFWLKSRNTGENYYWESLINNKEAKVPIKKHNGAAFNFNPSIVIDTSQDSLIVPLGSDSKRRQTLFMVYKVKDSLKEQFLWTINDPQRIISAATNKRLVDLKKYSYQSYQEKIKPHKANIHFFQQNVTDSVAKMSSLTIGQKSKMEKLPPEDFKGNISEILIYNRVLSGLETQKAASYLAIKYGISLSQFDNKNYLNSQGQTIWDVEKHKGFNSSITAVGRDDASGLLQLKSNNMIEEGLMTFELKSKSNTVPNNYFAFWSDNGKNLLVKKQEQGEPIGVSREWQLDYSNPGDLSLDWTFNPAFIKGTLPKDTYYWLLVDYSGKGTYDENDSEYIRLGSTSGTEKLVLKDFDWNKHKSGTAKFTLKVAPQMFSRVWITEALCGISGSGELNYTIEGGEAPFTVTVKKEGSDAVVKQWNQAAKSQTGVQLSSGTYDYIVKDKNGNLYSETVFVADKEGTFPNLKSEYLLTDGNALLLDASKDLPTGNYQYQWFYEGNFIDDNSKILIDQPGNYEIRIINGQECKTSKIIAVATDGKEFKDSSILILYPNPTIDGKFAIAMQFPKKTDATISIYSVTGSLLNEKKYNQIETFLHEDNIKAPSGMYLVKVSSDFGSKTFKVIVK